The proteins below are encoded in one region of Methanofollis aquaemaris:
- a CDS encoding DUF3800 domain-containing protein, whose amino-acid sequence MNIYIDESGDLGFSGNSSSYFIVGAIIAEGPEKVQQCKTCMKRVKKKFPKKYKNISELKYHNTDDTYRRRVLECISRTDVDIAYAVLRKEQVYINLRDKRQVLYNYITGSLVSTILSEYGCSHDVNVIIDKSLDGVVRDEFDKYLLYRSMEEHSNHTGEHDLEILHADSKKNHCIQAVDFIAGAVHRHYREPLPYNDYYSVFENRITIALDYFNGRRK is encoded by the coding sequence GTGAATATTTACATTGATGAATCAGGCGATCTCGGTTTTAGCGGGAATAGTTCTTCATACTTTATCGTAGGAGCAATTATCGCAGAAGGGCCAGAAAAAGTTCAGCAGTGTAAGACCTGTATGAAGAGGGTCAAGAAAAAATTTCCAAAGAAATACAAAAACATCTCTGAGTTAAAATACCACAATACTGATGACACATACAGAAGGCGTGTGCTGGAATGTATCTCAAGGACGGATGTTGATATCGCATACGCAGTCCTGAGAAAAGAACAGGTCTACATTAATCTCAGAGATAAACGCCAGGTTTTGTACAATTATATCACAGGTTCTCTTGTTTCGACAATATTATCAGAGTACGGATGTTCACATGATGTCAATGTGATAATAGACAAATCTCTGGATGGTGTGGTCAGAGATGAGTTTGATAAATATCTTCTTTATCGTTCGATGGAGGAGCATTCGAACCACACGGGGGAGCATGATCTGGAAATTCTCCACGCTGATTCAAAAAAGAATCATTGCATACAGGCTGTTGATTTTATTGCAGGAGCAGTGCACCGACATTACAGAGAACCTCTGCCCTATAATGACTACTACTCTGTGTTTGAAAATCGCATCACCATTGCACTGGATTACTTTAACGGACGCAGAAAATAG
- a CDS encoding radical SAM protein, which yields MGERETSYLSLLRSGELARRAGEARALLSACTLCPRQCGVDRLHGERGYCRSGAEPKVSSFGPHYGEEPELVGRYGSGTIFFSNCTMRCEFCQNYPISQEGAGQEVSCDDLAMMMLALQRRGCHNINFVTPTHYVPQILGALVIAAGSGLSVPLVYNTGGYDCVPTLELLDGVFDIYMPDAKYGDDETARRLSHAPHYTRYMKAALVEMQRQVGDLVVDERGVAVRGLIIRHLVLPDGLAGSREVFRFIAEEVSRDAYVNVMDQYRPMWHAAAGTAPCQESLGRALRREEYEEAVAEARRAGLRRGF from the coding sequence ATGGGAGAGAGGGAGACTTCATACCTCTCCCTCCTCAGGAGCGGGGAACTTGCACGCCGGGCCGGGGAGGCCCGGGCGCTTCTCTCTGCCTGCACGCTCTGCCCGCGGCAGTGCGGGGTCGACCGTCTCCATGGGGAGCGGGGATATTGCCGGAGCGGAGCAGAACCGAAGGTTTCGAGTTTCGGGCCGCACTATGGGGAAGAGCCCGAACTGGTCGGCCGGTATGGGTCGGGGACGATCTTTTTTTCTAACTGCACGATGCGTTGCGAGTTCTGCCAGAACTATCCCATCAGCCAGGAGGGCGCCGGGCAGGAGGTCTCCTGCGACGACCTGGCCATGATGATGCTCGCCCTCCAGCGGCGGGGCTGTCACAACATCAACTTTGTCACGCCGACCCACTATGTCCCTCAGATCCTCGGGGCGCTGGTGATCGCCGCGGGGTCAGGACTCTCCGTCCCGCTCGTCTACAACACCGGCGGCTACGACTGCGTCCCGACCCTCGAACTCCTCGACGGGGTCTTCGACATCTATATGCCGGACGCCAAGTACGGCGACGACGAGACCGCACGCCGTCTCTCCCATGCCCCGCACTACACCCGGTACATGAAGGCCGCACTCGTCGAGATGCAACGGCAGGTCGGCGATCTCGTCGTCGACGAGCGGGGAGTCGCGGTGCGGGGTCTGATCATCCGCCACCTCGTCCTCCCCGACGGGCTTGCCGGGAGCCGCGAGGTCTTTCGCTTTATCGCCGAAGAGGTCTCGCGGGATGCGTATGTGAATGTCATGGACCAGTACCGCCCGATGTGGCATGCCGCCGCAGGGACTGCGCCGTGCCAGGAGAGTCTGGGCCGGGCGCTCAGGAGGGAGGAGTACGAGGAGGCGGTGGCCGAGGCGCGGCGGGCGGGGTTGCGGCGGGGGTTTTGA
- a CDS encoding cupredoxin domain-containing protein, protein MHAMVRLLALAALVAVVMAAGCTGEPGTTTPTPTPIETTVTETVTEPAVGTETMTETETETMAETTVEVVNETTNETTNETETEEIVPSGESVTFDLSALDNAFNTDEISVPAGAPVIINFDNQDEGVDHNFAVYKTPAAVETIFRGDVITGPAQISYTFTAPEEPGIYFFRCDVHPNQMTGSFVVT, encoded by the coding sequence ATGCACGCGATGGTACGCTTGCTGGCACTCGCCGCCCTGGTCGCCGTAGTCATGGCGGCAGGGTGTACGGGGGAACCAGGGACAACGACGCCCACGCCGACACCGATAGAGACGACCGTGACCGAAACGGTGACCGAACCTGCAGTCGGAACTGAGACAATGACCGAGACTGAAACGGAAACCATGGCCGAGACCACCGTCGAGGTCGTGAACGAAACGACGAATGAGACGACGAACGAGACCGAGACCGAGGAAATTGTGCCCTCAGGGGAGAGCGTGACCTTTGACCTGAGCGCTCTGGACAATGCGTTCAACACCGACGAGATCAGCGTCCCGGCCGGGGCGCCGGTCATCATCAACTTCGACAACCAGGACGAGGGGGTCGACCACAACTTTGCGGTGTACAAGACGCCCGCCGCCGTCGAGACGATCTTCCGCGGCGATGTCATCACCGGCCCGGCCCAGATCTCCTACACCTTCACCGCACCCGAGGAGCCGGGGATCTATTTCTTCCGCTGCGACGTCCACCCGAACCAGATGACCGGTAGTTTCGTCGTGACGTAA
- a CDS encoding YigZ family protein, with protein sequence MRELAAVKTEVKKSRFYAHLYVLDDPDEITEVLDLHRKAYRRAAHHCSAVRFLPGKNPVEATRNDGEVGHPGKALLAVLEKHALDHHALVVSRIFGGIKLGPGGVTRAFRDAGEYVADYYRNEG encoded by the coding sequence ATGCGCGAACTCGCTGCCGTGAAGACCGAGGTGAAAAAATCGCGCTTCTACGCCCACCTCTATGTCCTTGACGACCCCGACGAGATCACAGAGGTGCTCGACCTCCACAGAAAAGCATACCGCAGGGCCGCCCACCACTGCTCTGCCGTGCGGTTTCTGCCGGGAAAAAACCCGGTCGAGGCCACCAGGAACGACGGCGAGGTCGGCCACCCCGGCAAGGCCCTCCTCGCTGTCCTGGAAAAACATGCCCTCGACCACCACGCTCTTGTCGTCTCCCGGATCTTTGGCGGGATCAAACTCGGCCCCGGTGGGGTGACCCGGGCTTTCAGGGACGCCGGCGAGTATGTGGCTGATTATTATCGAAATGAGGGATGA
- a CDS encoding class I SAM-dependent methyltransferase, protein MDISLICRLFETLPRQGPGNDESTARAFALIPELPENPEILDVGCGSGMQTLALAQLCPDARITAVDVHRPVLDALEERAAAAGVADRIKTICASMDDLPFENHSFDLIWAEGSIFIIGFEKGLSYWKQFLKDGGYMAVSESAWFTAAPSAEAKAFWAEIYPAIRTEAEYTAVIADCGLDLVGSFRLPEAAWWDDYYRPLETRLEEFAAEHAGDAGAMELVEMTKKEIAVYRAHAAEYGYVFFVMRK, encoded by the coding sequence ATGGACATTTCACTTATCTGTCGCCTCTTCGAGACCCTTCCCAGGCAGGGGCCGGGCAACGACGAGAGCACGGCCCGCGCCTTTGCCCTGATCCCCGAACTCCCAGAGAACCCTGAGATCCTCGATGTCGGGTGCGGGTCGGGAATGCAGACTCTCGCCCTGGCACAACTCTGCCCGGACGCGAGGATCACGGCGGTCGACGTTCACCGTCCCGTCCTCGACGCCCTGGAGGAGCGGGCCGCGGCGGCCGGGGTCGCCGACCGGATCAAAACGATATGCGCCTCGATGGACGACCTCCCCTTCGAGAACCATTCCTTCGATCTCATCTGGGCCGAAGGATCGATCTTTATCATCGGCTTTGAGAAGGGCCTCTCGTACTGGAAGCAGTTCCTCAAAGACGGCGGATATATGGCTGTCTCCGAGTCGGCCTGGTTCACCGCCGCCCCCTCGGCCGAGGCGAAGGCCTTCTGGGCGGAGATCTACCCCGCGATCAGGACCGAAGCAGAATATACGGCGGTCATCGCCGACTGCGGCCTTGACCTCGTCGGTTCGTTCAGGCTCCCTGAAGCGGCCTGGTGGGATGACTACTACCGTCCCCTTGAGACAAGGCTTGAGGAGTTTGCGGCTGAGCACGCCGGCGACGCCGGGGCGATGGAACTTGTCGAGATGACGAAAAAAGAGATCGCGGTGTACCGGGCGCACGCAGCGGAGTACGGGTATGTCTTCTTTGTGATGCGGAAGTGA
- a CDS encoding ABC transporter ATP-binding protein, whose translation MRKYLQNRFALSEQGAKDLIKGSLYCALADISLMVPLGLLVLLLDALLKPIFGAPASQPPDIVLYTVLGVLILGFMYVCHWVQYTSVFVSTYAESATRRISLAEKLRHLPLSYFGKKDLSDLTNTVMGDCADLEHAFSHAIPQLVGASISTVLVGIGLLIFDWKMGVALLWVIPVALVIILGSKRVHKSGVEKHYHAKRACADGIQECLETVQDIKAYNREEAYLDGLDRKLDASEKAQISSEFTAGVFVKSAEMVLKLGLATVILVGSSLLINGQTDLLTFLIFLIAASRIYDPLSGVIANIAEIIHVDVRIDRMNEIMQHPVQEGVEEYSTKGYDIVFDHVGFSYNEGETVLKDVSFTAKQGEVTALVGPSGGGKSTATKLAARFWDIDHGTITLGGVDVSMVDPEALLRNYAIVFQDVVLFQDTVMENIRLGRRDATDEEVMAAAKSAMCDDFVSRLPQGYRTVIGENGSTLSGGERQRISIARALLKDAPVVLLDEATASLDVENETKIQTAISQLIKDKTVLVIAHRMRTVANADKIVVLDGGYVAQQGSSDELIEQGGLYKHMVGLQRQSMDWSI comes from the coding sequence ATGCGTAAATATCTACAGAACCGGTTCGCGCTCAGCGAACAGGGCGCAAAGGATCTCATCAAAGGGAGTCTGTACTGTGCCCTTGCCGACATCAGTCTGATGGTGCCCCTGGGTCTTCTGGTGCTCCTGCTGGACGCCCTTCTGAAACCGATCTTCGGGGCGCCGGCGAGTCAGCCGCCCGACATTGTGCTCTACACGGTGCTGGGCGTGCTCATCCTGGGATTTATGTACGTCTGTCACTGGGTCCAGTATACCAGTGTATTTGTTTCCACCTACGCTGAGAGTGCGACGCGCCGGATCTCGCTGGCAGAGAAACTGCGGCACCTGCCCTTATCGTACTTCGGGAAGAAAGACCTCTCCGACCTGACCAACACTGTCATGGGCGACTGTGCCGACCTGGAACATGCGTTCTCGCATGCGATCCCGCAGTTGGTCGGTGCGAGCATCTCGACGGTCCTGGTCGGGATCGGGCTGTTGATCTTTGACTGGAAGATGGGAGTGGCCCTGCTGTGGGTGATACCGGTCGCCCTGGTGATCATCCTCGGTTCGAAGAGAGTACACAAGAGTGGGGTCGAGAAGCATTACCACGCGAAGCGTGCCTGTGCGGACGGGATCCAGGAGTGCCTGGAGACGGTGCAGGACATCAAGGCCTACAACCGGGAAGAGGCCTATCTGGACGGTCTGGACCGGAAACTGGACGCGTCCGAGAAGGCACAGATCTCTTCAGAGTTCACCGCAGGGGTGTTCGTCAAGAGTGCGGAGATGGTGTTGAAGTTGGGACTGGCGACCGTGATCCTGGTCGGGAGCAGTCTGTTGATCAACGGCCAGACCGATCTGCTGACCTTCCTGATCTTTTTGATTGCGGCGTCCAGGATCTATGATCCTCTCTCCGGGGTCATTGCCAATATCGCCGAGATCATCCATGTCGATGTGCGTATCGATCGGATGAACGAGATCATGCAGCACCCGGTGCAGGAGGGCGTCGAGGAGTATTCGACGAAGGGCTACGATATCGTCTTCGATCATGTGGGGTTCTCCTATAACGAGGGCGAGACGGTCCTGAAAGATGTCTCGTTCACCGCGAAGCAGGGCGAGGTGACGGCGCTGGTCGGGCCCTCGGGCGGCGGGAAGAGTACGGCGACAAAACTCGCGGCCCGCTTCTGGGATATCGATCATGGCACGATCACGCTCGGGGGCGTGGATGTTTCCATGGTCGATCCCGAAGCGCTGCTGAGAAACTATGCCATCGTCTTCCAGGACGTCGTGCTCTTCCAGGATACGGTGATGGAAAATATCAGGCTCGGGAGAAGGGACGCAACCGACGAAGAAGTGATGGCGGCCGCGAAGTCGGCGATGTGCGACGATTTCGTCTCCCGCCTGCCGCAGGGGTACCGGACGGTCATCGGCGAGAACGGTTCGACGTTGTCGGGCGGTGAACGCCAGCGGATCTCCATCGCACGGGCGTTGCTCAAGGACGCACCGGTCGTCCTGCTGGATGAGGCGACGGCGTCTCTGGATGTCGAGAACGAGACGAAGATCCAGACCGCCATCTCGCAGTTGATCAAAGATAAGACCGTGCTGGTCATCGCCCACCGGATGCGGACGGTTGCGAATGCCGACAAGATCGTCGTGCTGGACGGCGGGTATGTGGCACAGCAGGGCAGTTCTGATGAGTTGATCGAGCAGGGAGGACTGTATAAGCATATGGTCGGTCTCCAGCGCCAGAGTATGGACTGGTCGATATAA
- a CDS encoding ABC transporter ATP-binding protein, with translation MKENKKRGISWLFELAGNHRILIVTACILSAISAVLSLAPYICIWYVVRDVFAAWPDLSAAAGVTWYGWLAVGFAVLSVVLYFAALMCSHLAAFRVEKNMRKEAMHKIVTLPLGFFDQNTSGRMRKIIDDNAGTTHTFMAHLLPDLAGAVVMPFAILALLFVFDWRLGLVSLIPLVVSVYYLKQMMGGDRGSIQKYMDALEEMNTEAVEYVRGVPVVKVFQQTVYSFKNFHQSIRNYKEWVLDYSIRCRSPMTKYTVALNGTFVLLVPVGLLLIAHAPDYQAFLLNLIFYILFTPVCAVMMNKIMRLAEGYFVAMEAVNRVTGLLDDEPLPEPARPQQPKEHSVAFKNVSFTYPGSEGKAVSDVSFVIPEGKTYALVGPSGGGKTTIASLIPRFWDVQEGAVEVGGVDVRHMASNSLMDQIAFVFQNAHLFKASILENIRFARPGASREEVLRAAELARCTDILDKFPEGLDTVVGTDGVYLSGGEQQRIALARAILKDAPIVVLDEATAFADPENEYQIQRAFEKLTENKTVLMIAHRLSSVRNVDCIMVVKDGEVKEQGTHDELLAQDGLYAEMWQEYQHSVEWRVGKEESHA, from the coding sequence GTGAAAGAAAATAAAAAAAGAGGGATTTCATGGCTCTTTGAACTTGCAGGCAATCATCGCATCCTGATTGTGACGGCATGCATTCTGTCTGCGATCAGTGCCGTGCTCTCCCTTGCTCCCTATATCTGTATCTGGTATGTGGTCAGGGACGTCTTTGCTGCATGGCCCGACCTCTCCGCCGCCGCCGGCGTCACCTGGTACGGATGGCTGGCGGTCGGGTTTGCCGTTCTCAGTGTTGTGCTCTACTTTGCCGCGCTGATGTGCTCCCACCTGGCGGCGTTCCGTGTCGAGAAGAACATGAGAAAAGAGGCGATGCACAAAATCGTTACATTGCCTCTGGGCTTCTTCGACCAGAACACCAGCGGTCGCATGAGAAAGATCATCGACGACAACGCCGGGACCACGCACACCTTCATGGCACACCTCCTGCCCGACCTTGCCGGTGCGGTGGTCATGCCGTTCGCCATCCTGGCCCTGCTCTTTGTCTTTGACTGGAGACTGGGGCTCGTGAGTCTCATCCCGCTTGTCGTGAGCGTCTACTATCTCAAGCAGATGATGGGAGGAGATCGGGGTTCGATCCAGAAATATATGGACGCCCTGGAAGAGATGAACACCGAGGCCGTCGAATATGTGCGCGGCGTCCCGGTGGTCAAAGTCTTCCAGCAGACGGTGTACTCGTTCAAAAATTTCCATCAATCCATTCGGAACTACAAAGAGTGGGTGCTGGATTATTCGATCCGGTGCCGTTCGCCGATGACGAAGTACACCGTCGCCCTCAACGGAACCTTTGTCCTGCTGGTCCCGGTCGGGTTGCTGCTCATCGCGCACGCCCCCGACTACCAGGCCTTCCTCCTGAACCTGATCTTCTACATCCTCTTCACTCCGGTCTGTGCGGTGATGATGAACAAGATCATGCGTCTGGCAGAAGGGTATTTTGTCGCGATGGAAGCGGTGAACCGTGTCACCGGACTCCTGGACGACGAACCTCTCCCCGAACCCGCCCGTCCGCAGCAGCCGAAAGAACATTCTGTTGCCTTTAAGAACGTCTCGTTCACCTATCCGGGGAGCGAGGGGAAGGCGGTCAGCGATGTCAGTTTTGTGATCCCCGAAGGGAAGACCTATGCGCTGGTCGGCCCGTCCGGCGGAGGGAAAACCACCATTGCAAGTCTCATCCCACGGTTCTGGGACGTTCAGGAGGGTGCGGTCGAAGTGGGCGGCGTGGACGTACGGCACATGGCGTCGAACTCTCTGATGGACCAGATTGCGTTTGTGTTCCAGAACGCTCATCTGTTCAAGGCAAGCATCCTGGAAAATATCCGGTTTGCCAGACCTGGTGCCAGCCGCGAGGAAGTGCTCCGGGCGGCAGAACTGGCCCGGTGTACCGACATCCTCGACAAATTCCCTGAGGGCCTGGACACGGTCGTCGGGACAGACGGGGTGTACCTCTCCGGCGGCGAACAGCAGCGTATCGCCCTGGCCCGTGCGATCCTCAAGGACGCCCCCATCGTCGTCCTGGACGAGGCGACGGCATTTGCGGATCCCGAGAACGAATACCAGATCCAGCGTGCCTTTGAAAAACTGACCGAAAACAAGACCGTGCTGATGATCGCCCACCGGCTCTCGTCGGTGCGCAACGTCGACTGCATCATGGTCGTCAAGGACGGCGAGGTGAAAGAACAGGGAACTCACGATGAACTCCTTGCACAAGACGGGTTGTATGCAGAGATGTGGCAGGAATACCAGCACTCCGTAGAATGGAGAGTGGGAAAGGAGGAAAGTCATGCGTAA
- a CDS encoding YeeE/YedE thiosulfate transporter family protein: MLTALHKNARAQLLIGLLLGIGFGFFIQKGGVTTYDVIVGQLLLQDFTVVKLMLSAVIVGMIGFYFLKGKEMAMIHCKNVTLGSVVIGGLIFGAGFAILGYCPGTVAGAVGQGWLDALVGGVVGMVIGAGVFARLYPRLVGGILARGEFDIRTIPEVLRVNEWVVVAVFVVLMLAVLYLLEVLGL, translated from the coding sequence ATGCTGACGGCACTTCACAAGAATGCACGGGCCCAACTGCTCATCGGGCTCCTGCTCGGGATCGGGTTTGGCTTCTTCATCCAGAAGGGAGGGGTGACCACCTACGACGTCATCGTCGGCCAACTTCTTCTCCAGGACTTCACGGTGGTGAAACTGATGCTCTCGGCGGTGATCGTCGGGATGATCGGCTTTTACTTCCTCAAGGGAAAGGAGATGGCTATGATCCACTGCAAGAACGTGACCCTGGGCTCGGTGGTGATCGGTGGGCTCATCTTCGGCGCCGGGTTTGCAATCCTCGGCTACTGTCCGGGCACCGTCGCCGGGGCGGTCGGGCAGGGGTGGCTCGACGCCCTGGTCGGCGGGGTCGTCGGGATGGTCATCGGCGCCGGGGTTTTTGCCAGGCTGTACCCGCGGCTCGTCGGCGGGATTCTGGCCCGCGGCGAGTTCGATATCAGGACGATCCCGGAAGTGCTCAGGGTCAACGAGTGGGTGGTGGTCGCGGTCTTCGTCGTCCTGATGCTCGCGGTGCTGTACCTCCTCGAGGTGCTGGGGTTGTGA
- a CDS encoding YeeE/YedE thiosulfate transporter family protein has product MVFAYLTAPLWSPYLAGVGVGVMAVLSFLLADRPLGCSTAFVKTSGMVEVAVRGKGVKEHPYYRKYVPKVDGSWMIVVGIVIGAFISAMLSGVFALAWVPSLWGETFGYDPVVRVLVALAGGFLLGFGARWAGGCTSGHGISGTLQLSVNSIIAAAFFFIGGIVTAMAIYGFPF; this is encoded by the coding sequence ATGGTCTTTGCATATCTTACGGCGCCGCTCTGGTCCCCGTATCTCGCGGGGGTCGGGGTCGGCGTGATGGCGGTGCTCTCGTTTCTTCTTGCCGACCGGCCGCTCGGGTGCTCGACGGCGTTTGTCAAGACAAGCGGGATGGTCGAGGTCGCGGTGCGGGGAAAGGGAGTGAAAGAACATCCTTACTACCGGAAATATGTCCCGAAGGTCGACGGCTCGTGGATGATCGTCGTCGGGATCGTCATCGGGGCGTTTATCTCGGCCATGCTCTCGGGCGTCTTCGCCCTTGCCTGGGTGCCGTCGCTCTGGGGCGAAACCTTCGGCTACGACCCGGTCGTCCGCGTCCTGGTCGCCCTGGCCGGCGGATTTCTCCTGGGTTTCGGCGCACGTTGGGCCGGGGGGTGCACGAGCGGGCATGGGATCAGCGGGACGCTCCAACTTTCGGTCAACAGCATCATCGCGGCGGCCTTCTTCTTCATCGGCGGGATCGTGACGGCGATGGCGATCTATGGGTTTCCGTTCTGA